The nucleotide window GCGCAGCTCGAAGAGCAAAGCCAGGCGCTGCCCGAGCTGGAGGACGCCCTGGCCCAGGCGCGCCAGGCAGCAGACGCCCAGCGCAGCGCCGTGGTGCAGATCCAGCAGCAAATCCAGGTGCTGGCCGCCGAACAGCGCTCGGTCGCCGAGCAGACGCGCCAGTTGACCACCCGCGGCGAGCGCCTGCGCGCCGACCGCAACGCCCTGGCCGCGCCCGACGAATCGCGCCTGACGCATCTGCGCCAGCAGCTCGCCGAGGCGCAGGAGGCCGCCGAAATCGCCCAGGCGATGCAGGCCGAACTGCAGGACACGCTGCCGCAACTCGACGAAGACCGCCGCACGCGCCAGCAGGCGGTGAACGCCGAGACGGCGCGCCAAACTCAGCTGGCCGCGCGACTGCAGGCGCTGCAGGCCCTGCAGGACAAGGTCAAGACCGACGGCCGGCTGCAGCCCTGGCTGGCGCGCCACGGCCTGGAGAGCCTGGCCGGCCTGTGGACCCGCATCCACATCGAGCCCGGTTGGGAAGCCGCGCTGGAGGCCGCCCTGCGCGAGCGCCTGGCAGCGCTGCCCGTGGGCCGGCTGGAGAGCGTGCGTGGCTTCGCCGGCGCATCCGGCGCCGAGAGCCCGCCCGCGCGCCTGTCCTTCTACAGCGCGCCTCTTTCGACTTCTCCGGCCACGCCGGCGCCCGCACTGCCACGCCTGGCCGACCTGCTGCAGGTACCGGGCGCCAGCCTGCGCGCCGTGCTGGAAGACTGGCTGCAGGGCTGCCACACCGCGCCCACGCTGGACGACGCCCTGGCCGCGCGCGCCGCGCTGCCACCCGGCGCGGCGATCTACGTGCCCGCAGGTCACGCCGTCAGCGCTCACGGCGTGGATTTCTACGCACCCGATTCCGAGCAGGCCGGCCTGTTGGCACGCGCGCAGGAGATCGAACACCTGCACAAGGAGCTGCGCGCGCAGGCGCTGATCGCCGAGGAGGCCGCCAGCGCCCTGGCGCGCGCCGAGGGCGGCTACGCCGACGCGTCGCAGCGCCTGGCGGCGGCCCGGCGCGAGGCCGCCGAGACCCAGTCGCGCGCGCACGAGTTGCAGGTGCAGGCGCTGCGCCTGGCGCAGGCGCTGGAGCAGACGCGCGCGCGCAGCGAGCAGATCGGCGCCGACCTGGCCGAGGCCGAGGAGCAGATGGCCGCGCTGCACGAGCGCGCCGCCGAGGCCGAAGCGCGCTTCGAGGAACTGGACATGCAGCTGGCCGACACCCAGGAGCGCCAGGCGCACCTGGGTGAGCGCGTCATCGAGGCCGAACGGCGCGTGGCCGAGTGCCGCGAGCAGCAGCGCAGCCTGGAGCGCCGCGCGCAGGAGGCGCAGTTCTCCCAGCGCAGCCTGGCGGCGCGGCGCGCCGAGCTGGCCCGCACCATCGACACCGCCGCGTCGCAGGCCCGCAGCCTGGGCGAGGAGCGCCAGCGCGCGCAGGACGAGCTGGCGCGCCTGACCGATGCTGCCGCGCAGGGCGGCCTGCAGCAGGCGCTGGAGCGCAGGCAGGCCAGCGAGCAGCACCTGGGCGAGCAGCGCAGCCGCTACGACGGCCTCACCGCGCGCCTGCGCGCCGCGGACGAGCAGCGCAGCCAGCACGAGCGCGCGCTGGAGCCGCTGCGCCAGCGCATCACCGACCTGCAGCTCAAGGAGCAGGCCGCCCGCCTGGGCCTGGAGCAGTATGAATCGCTGCTGCGGGACGCCCAGGCCGACCTGGAGGAGCTGGCCCGCTCCACCGCCGAGGGCGGCGTGCGCCAGGCCGGCCTGGCCGGCGAGATCGAGCGCCTGCAGCGCGAGATCATCGCACTGGGCGCGGTCAACCTGGCCGCGCTGGAAGAACTCGCGGCAGCGCGCGAGCGCAAGGGCTTTCTGGACGCGCAGACCGAAGACCTGCAGCTCGCCATGACCACGCTGGAGGACGCGATCCGCAAGATCGACGGCGAAACGCGCACGCTGCTGTCGGGCACCTTCGAGACCGTCAACGGCCACTTCGGCCGCATGTTCCCGGAGCTGTTCGGCGGCGGGCAGGCGCGATTGATCATGACCGGCGACGAAATCCTGGACTCCGGCGTGCAGGTCATGGCGCAGCCGCCGGGCAAGAAGAACCAGACCATTCACCTGCTGTCCGGCGGCGAGAAGGCGCTTACCGCCATCGCCCTGGTGTTCGCCATCTTCCAGCTCAACCCGGCGCCGTTTTGCCTGCTGGACGAAGTGGACGCGCCGCTGGATGATGCCAACACCGAACGCTACGCCCGCCTGGTGGCCAGCATGTCGCGCGGCACGCAGTTCCTGTTCATCAGCCACAACAAGATCGCCATGGAGATCGCCGAGCATCTGATCGGCGTGACCATGCAGGAGCAGGGCGTCTCGCGCATCGTCGCCGTGGACATGCAGGCCGCGCTGACCATGGCCGACGCCTGAAAGACCTATCCGACCATGAGCAATTTCCAACTCGGTCTCATCATCGCCGGCGCCGTCGTGCTGATCATCGTGGTCGCGCACAACGCCTGGAGCCACCACCGCAACGCCCCCAAGCGTGCCCGCCCGTCCGGCGAGGCCGCCAGCGCCGCAGCCGATGGCGGCGCGCGCCAGGAACCCGCGCTGGACGCCGCGCCCCTGGACCTGGGCAACGCGGCCGATGGCGAGCCGGTGGGCCACGTCGTCGACCCGCGCGACGCGCTGGACCTGCCGCTCCCCCTGGCCGAGCGCCGCGGCGGGCTGGACGCGCTGATCGACGCCATTGCGCCCATCGCGCCCGAGCGCGTCGTCTCGGGCGACGTGGCGCTGGCCGCGCTGCCGCCCACGCGCCGCGCCGGCAGCAAGCCGTTCGCCATCGAGGGCCTGCACGAGGACGCGCGCCAGTGGGAGACGCCCCAGCCCGGCCACCGCTACCGGCACTTCCAGGCCGGCGTGCAGCTGGCCAACCGCACCGGCGCGCTCAACGA belongs to Melaminivora suipulveris and includes:
- the smc gene encoding chromosome segregation protein SMC is translated as MRLSSIKLAGFKSFAEPTHFVLPGQLVGVVGPNGCGKSNIMDAVRWVLGESRASELRGESMQDVIFNGTTSRKSASRASVELIFDNHDHRAGGQWNEFTEIAVKRVLTRDGTSSYYINSQPVRRRDVQDVFLGTGLGPRAYAIIGQGTISRIIESRPEDLRLFLEEAAGVSKYKERRRETESRLAGTRENLTRVEDILRELNANLEKLEKQAEVAARYQRLQQEATLRQQQLWFFKRADALAEQARVRSEGLQAVNDLESRMADLRHGEAEMEAVRQAHYEAGDALNQAQARLYEATAEVARLEAEIRYVVEGRQRVQLRLEQLAQQMQDWAGRREEAALEAEQLEGQGLDAEEQAELLAAQLEEQSQALPELEDALAQARQAADAQRSAVVQIQQQIQVLAAEQRSVAEQTRQLTTRGERLRADRNALAAPDESRLTHLRQQLAEAQEAAEIAQAMQAELQDTLPQLDEDRRTRQQAVNAETARQTQLAARLQALQALQDKVKTDGRLQPWLARHGLESLAGLWTRIHIEPGWEAALEAALRERLAALPVGRLESVRGFAGASGAESPPARLSFYSAPLSTSPATPAPALPRLADLLQVPGASLRAVLEDWLQGCHTAPTLDDALAARAALPPGAAIYVPAGHAVSAHGVDFYAPDSEQAGLLARAQEIEHLHKELRAQALIAEEAASALARAEGGYADASQRLAAARREAAETQSRAHELQVQALRLAQALEQTRARSEQIGADLAEAEEQMAALHERAAEAEARFEELDMQLADTQERQAHLGERVIEAERRVAECREQQRSLERRAQEAQFSQRSLAARRAELARTIDTAASQARSLGEERQRAQDELARLTDAAAQGGLQQALERRQASEQHLGEQRSRYDGLTARLRAADEQRSQHERALEPLRQRITDLQLKEQAARLGLEQYESLLRDAQADLEELARSTAEGGVRQAGLAGEIERLQREIIALGAVNLAALEELAAARERKGFLDAQTEDLQLAMTTLEDAIRKIDGETRTLLSGTFETVNGHFGRMFPELFGGGQARLIMTGDEILDSGVQVMAQPPGKKNQTIHLLSGGEKALTAIALVFAIFQLNPAPFCLLDEVDAPLDDANTERYARLVASMSRGTQFLFISHNKIAMEIAEHLIGVTMQEQGVSRIVAVDMQAALTMADA